A DNA window from Pseudomonas tohonis contains the following coding sequences:
- a CDS encoding PsiF family protein, which yields MKSIRLPLLLLAMLAASQGFAATQQEKMKSCNAEATAQELKGDARKTFMSNCLKATQQEKMISCNKTASEKALKGDERKAFLSECLKKK from the coding sequence ATGAAGTCGATCCGCCTGCCCTTGCTCCTGCTCGCGATGCTGGCCGCCAGCCAGGGTTTCGCCGCCACCCAGCAGGAAAAGATGAAGAGCTGCAACGCCGAGGCCACCGCCCAGGAACTCAAGGGCGATGCGCGCAAGACCTTCATGAGCAACTGCCTCAAGGCGACCCAGCAGGAGAAGATGATCAGCTGCAACAAGACCGCCAGCGAGAAGGCGCTCAAGGGCGACGAACGCAAGGCCTTCCTCAGCGAGTGCCTGAAGAAGAAATAG